The proteins below come from a single Chryseobacterium nepalense genomic window:
- a CDS encoding response regulator transcription factor → MSGNDINSFFDSRNTVEASSDLGDETLHYLEPIKSFARATYTSIYVIDYEKQGFEFVSDNALFLCGNTPEEVLQMGYAFYFKHVPESDLQMLLKINNAGFDFYEKIPVSERKEYSISYDFHIKNKEGRLILINHKLTPMFLTKQGKIWKAVCIVSLSSGKEAGNVKIYKKGQNKVYNYDLETNTWIVTEQVSLSKREKEILQLSTRGLTINEIADTIFVSPDTVKFHRRKLFEKLEVTNISEAIIFATNNMLI, encoded by the coding sequence ATGAGTGGGAATGACATAAACTCTTTTTTTGACTCAAGGAACACGGTTGAAGCTTCATCAGATCTGGGTGATGAGACCCTTCATTATCTTGAACCCATAAAGTCTTTTGCCCGCGCTACCTACACCAGTATTTATGTGATCGACTATGAAAAACAGGGGTTTGAATTTGTTTCTGATAATGCCCTTTTTCTATGCGGAAATACCCCGGAAGAGGTACTGCAGATGGGTTACGCTTTTTATTTCAAACATGTCCCTGAAAGTGATCTGCAGATGCTGCTGAAAATCAACAATGCCGGTTTTGATTTCTATGAAAAAATTCCTGTTTCGGAAAGAAAAGAGTACAGTATTTCTTACGATTTTCATATAAAAAACAAGGAAGGAAGACTCATCCTTATTAATCATAAACTTACTCCCATGTTTTTAACCAAACAGGGGAAAATATGGAAGGCAGTATGCATCGTCTCCCTGTCATCAGGTAAAGAGGCAGGAAATGTAAAAATTTACAAAAAAGGACAAAACAAGGTCTACAACTATGATCTTGAAACAAACACCTGGATAGTGACTGAACAGGTTTCGCTCTCCAAAAGAGAAAAAGAAATTCTTCAGCTTTCTACTAGAGGCCTTACAATCAATGAAATTGCCGATACCATTTTCGTCTCGCCGGATACCGTAAAATTCCACCGAAGAAAGCTTTTTGAAAAGCTTGAAGTTACCAATATTTCAGAAGCGATTATTTTCGCAACCAATAATATGCTTATTTGA
- the lanM gene encoding type 2 lanthipeptide synthetase LanM, giving the protein MKTQTVHTSAFRKISFIDIVYPYCEEFIHNCELSGFLKEKLSIALLEELSVLSELVIQYELEKFRKFGNRDFHAFVEYITDILPQKYPVLDNLLRIKVKGFSAHTSNIINRFLKDKTEIFEAFKIPYEKLEIQDIEINLGDGHNGEATSMITLHNGIKLIYKPRSTDITNAYNAFIDWFNETVNVNLQTFKTLDCDHYSWIEFVDYHEINSDTALQKYYFNAGIILVISMILNSKDCHRENVISGKQNPVIIDHETIIQPIELKTWKSSESISTDFSVLESFLIATNNSGFALDCAGYGIQTKVEATEITKKIIPKNSIDSERVTQYSKKSLVEKNIPKYNGNYIFANEYRKDFIKGFDFAYDLFLKLKHQLISDNKPLASFNNKQIRYVWRPTYVYFRILKYLRSPEFMSNFKSYESKLHDLLSKAYTAEDMRQFDFILDHEMKQMAQGDIPIFNLNTNNTFLDVNPRFKLFQFNSVEYIKHRISNLSENHKKIQLGYINEWLDI; this is encoded by the coding sequence ATGAAGACTCAGACTGTGCATACTTCTGCATTCAGGAAAATATCCTTTATTGATATTGTATATCCCTATTGCGAAGAATTTATACACAACTGTGAGCTATCCGGATTTTTAAAAGAAAAACTGAGTATTGCATTACTGGAAGAACTTAGCGTTCTTTCTGAACTGGTCATTCAGTATGAGCTCGAAAAATTCAGGAAATTCGGAAACCGAGATTTTCATGCTTTTGTGGAATATATAACTGATATATTACCTCAAAAATATCCTGTATTAGATAATCTTTTAAGAATTAAAGTAAAAGGATTTTCGGCGCACACTTCTAATATTATTAATCGTTTCCTAAAGGATAAGACTGAAATTTTCGAGGCCTTTAAAATACCTTATGAAAAGTTAGAGATTCAGGATATTGAGATCAATCTCGGAGATGGCCATAATGGCGAAGCTACCAGCATGATAACCCTGCATAATGGTATAAAATTAATTTATAAGCCAAGATCCACAGACATTACTAATGCTTATAATGCATTTATTGATTGGTTCAATGAAACAGTGAACGTGAACCTTCAAACTTTTAAAACATTAGATTGTGATCATTACAGCTGGATCGAATTTGTGGATTATCACGAAATAAATTCAGATACTGCATTGCAAAAATATTATTTTAACGCAGGTATAATTCTGGTAATTTCTATGATTTTAAACAGTAAAGACTGTCATCGGGAAAATGTTATCTCCGGAAAACAAAACCCCGTGATAATAGATCACGAAACCATCATACAACCCATTGAACTAAAAACATGGAAATCTTCGGAGAGTATTTCTACAGATTTTTCGGTACTGGAGAGTTTTTTAATCGCTACAAATAACAGTGGATTTGCATTAGACTGCGCCGGATACGGAATACAAACAAAAGTTGAAGCCACAGAAATCACTAAAAAAATTATCCCAAAAAACAGCATCGATTCTGAAAGAGTAACCCAATACTCCAAAAAAAGTTTAGTTGAAAAAAACATCCCAAAATACAACGGCAATTATATTTTTGCAAACGAATACCGTAAAGATTTTATTAAAGGATTTGACTTTGCTTATGATTTGTTTTTAAAGCTCAAACATCAGCTTATTTCGGATAACAAACCTTTAGCATCATTTAATAATAAGCAGATACGATATGTCTGGAGGCCTACCTATGTATATTTCAGGATTTTAAAGTACTTAAGATCTCCTGAGTTTATGTCAAATTTCAAGTCTTATGAGAGCAAACTTCACGATCTCTTATCAAAAGCATATACAGCCGAAGATATGCGTCAATTCGACTTTATTTTAGATCACGAAATGAAACAGATGGCGCAAGGCGATATTCCGATATTTAATTTAAATACCAATAATACCTTTTTGGATGTTAATCCCAGGTTTAAATTGTTTCAATTTAATAGTGTAGAGTATATAAAGCATAGAATTAGCAATCTCTCCGAAAACCACAAAAAAATTCAATTAGGCTATATAAATGAATGGCTCGACATCTAA
- a CDS encoding DUF3667 domain-containing protein produces MNHNKCLNCNSETENNYCSHCGQKTSTHRFSLQHFLAHDLVHGVFHLDKGFLFTVKELFTRPGHSIREYVQGKRVKHFNAFTAIIFVLTITLVITGATKVKASEIYNQEQLSEYSKLLREYYKLIILSGIPFYALGSYFIFKKTKQNYTENLVLNTYLTIGMLILGLIFPIITVFYTNVNALYYLKAITPILNIIYIFWFYYQYFSGYEYKKVSLIIRTLLITVYILLINGAINALANKIGIFLQH; encoded by the coding sequence ATGAATCACAACAAATGTCTAAACTGCAACAGCGAAACAGAAAACAACTATTGTTCTCACTGCGGACAAAAAACTTCTACACACCGTTTTTCTTTGCAGCATTTCCTGGCGCATGATCTTGTGCACGGCGTTTTTCATCTGGATAAAGGGTTTTTGTTTACCGTTAAGGAGCTTTTTACAAGGCCCGGCCACAGCATCAGGGAATATGTTCAGGGGAAACGGGTAAAACATTTCAATGCGTTTACCGCCATTATTTTTGTGCTTACCATAACGCTTGTCATTACAGGGGCAACCAAAGTGAAAGCCAGTGAAATTTATAATCAGGAACAATTAAGCGAATATTCAAAATTATTGAGGGAGTATTATAAGCTCATTATTTTATCAGGAATTCCGTTTTATGCGCTGGGAAGCTACTTTATCTTTAAAAAAACAAAACAGAATTACACCGAAAACCTTGTCCTGAATACGTATCTCACCATCGGCATGCTGATTCTTGGCTTAATTTTTCCCATCATCACCGTATTTTATACTAATGTAAATGCATTGTATTACCTTAAAGCCATTACGCCGATTCTTAATATCATTTATATATTCTGGTTTTACTATCAGTACTTTTCAGGATATGAATATAAAAAAGTTTCATTAATCATCAGAACATTACTCATTACTGTTTATATTCTTCTGATCAACGGCGCCATCAATGCATTAGCGAATAAAATCGGTATATTTTTACAGCATTAA
- a CDS encoding NHLP leader peptide family RiPP precursor gives MKLTNEQRKGQEVLFKIIEEAWNNEAFKESLLSDPEKTLEAFFGRNLPNGKKIKVTDQSDPDYLYINIPVKPYSDFEMDDKDLNKIAGGTDIPKPGTANT, from the coding sequence ATGAAACTAACAAACGAACAAAGGAAAGGACAGGAAGTGCTTTTTAAAATCATAGAAGAAGCATGGAATAATGAAGCGTTTAAAGAATCCCTCCTCTCCGATCCTGAAAAAACATTAGAAGCATTCTTTGGCAGAAATCTTCCTAATGGCAAGAAAATCAAGGTGACCGATCAGTCTGACCCGGATTATCTGTACATCAATATTCCTGTAAAGCCTTATTCAGATTTTGAAATGGACGATAAAGATCTGAATAAAATAGCAGGCGGAACCGATATACCGAAACCAGGAACAGCAAACACCTGA
- a CDS encoding helix-turn-helix domain-containing protein has protein sequence MNTMTNTIDWTSPDVLSQIVHNIKNPLETIITASRQHERPGHEIIFNSSKQINNLIEEILTEIKSKSVSLTFHERPDIFGIYEANENVQCMCAKKINPSKITKLDQNWLVNLEKEIYRSINQNDINIYDLAYKMAVSERQLHRKINSLLYLSPNKYIRILRLHKAKELIDNYIQNSISQVAYAVGYNDVHYFSKLFVAQYNMSPKELIHSLK, from the coding sequence ATGAATACCATGACTAACACTATTGACTGGACTTCACCGGATGTACTGAGCCAGATTGTCCACAACATTAAAAATCCTCTGGAAACCATCATTACAGCCAGCAGACAACATGAAAGACCGGGCCATGAAATTATTTTCAACAGCAGCAAACAAATCAATAATCTGATAGAGGAAATTTTAACCGAAATAAAATCCAAATCGGTAAGCCTGACATTTCATGAGCGCCCAGACATTTTCGGAATTTATGAAGCCAATGAAAACGTTCAGTGCATGTGTGCAAAAAAAATCAATCCCTCAAAAATTACAAAACTTGATCAAAACTGGCTGGTAAATCTCGAAAAGGAAATTTACAGATCCATTAATCAGAACGATATCAATATCTATGATCTTGCCTATAAAATGGCAGTAAGCGAGAGACAGCTTCATCGTAAAATAAACAGCCTGCTGTATCTCTCTCCCAACAAATATATCAGAATTCTTCGCCTGCACAAAGCTAAAGAATTGATCGATAATTATATCCAGAACTCAATTTCCCAGGTGGCATATGCAGTCGGTTACAATGATGTTCATTACTTCTCTAAACTATTTGTAGCCCAGTACAATATGTCCCCGAAAGAGCTTATTCATTCTTTAAAATAA
- a CDS encoding NHLP leader peptide family RiPP precursor, producing the protein MEMTIENQKKVVGLVNDLIEKSWESETFKKEFMSSPVAVIERVTGQKVNLPANTKVIVEDQSDDNYIYLNIPQKIDITNFELSDEQLEVVAGGEIAVTATVAVIGGLAILGAGIYVGTQMK; encoded by the coding sequence ATGGAAATGACAATCGAAAATCAGAAAAAAGTAGTAGGATTAGTAAATGATCTTATTGAAAAAAGCTGGGAGAGTGAAACTTTCAAAAAAGAGTTCATGTCTTCTCCTGTAGCTGTTATTGAAAGAGTAACAGGACAAAAGGTTAATCTGCCTGCTAATACAAAAGTAATAGTGGAAGACCAATCTGATGATAACTATATTTATCTGAATATCCCTCAGAAAATTGATATCACTAACTTCGAATTATCCGATGAGCAGCTTGAAGTTGTTGCCGGAGGAGAAATTGCTGTTACAGCTACTGTTGCTGTAATTGGAGGTCTGGCTATACTAGGTGCGGGGATCTATGTGGGAACCCAAATGAAATAA
- a CDS encoding cyclic nucleotide-binding domain-containing protein gives MKRVLFFLGQLNDIDVEWMIKNGSKIELKTGSKLIQKGQPIDNLYIVLSGQLVVCTDGADNETIATLGAGEIVGEMSFLESRSPSVSVIATQPTVAYVISRNVMDSRLSTNSDFRANFYYALALFLSNRLRKTTEQMGYGKPEEEDLIDMNVLDGVAQAGSRFGQILNRFSEV, from the coding sequence ATGAAACGTGTACTTTTTTTCTTAGGACAATTAAACGACATCGATGTAGAGTGGATGATTAAAAATGGAAGTAAAATTGAATTGAAAACAGGCAGTAAACTTATCCAGAAAGGACAGCCTATCGACAACTTATACATCGTGCTTTCCGGGCAGCTTGTAGTGTGTACAGACGGTGCGGATAATGAGACTATTGCAACACTGGGAGCCGGTGAAATCGTAGGTGAAATGTCTTTCCTTGAGTCAAGATCGCCCTCTGTTTCGGTAATTGCCACGCAGCCCACTGTTGCGTATGTAATTTCCAGAAATGTAATGGATTCCAGGCTTTCCACCAACTCGGATTTCAGGGCAAATTTCTACTATGCGCTGGCACTTTTTCTTTCTAACAGACTTCGGAAAACTACCGAGCAGATGGGCTACGGAAAACCTGAAGAAGAAGATTTAATAGACATGAATGTGCTGGATGGTGTGGCTCAGGCCGGATCAAGATTCGGACAGATACTCAACAGATTTTCAGAAGTTTAA
- a CDS encoding cupin domain-containing protein — protein MENLIENKKKLESFSDLIYPIHTEDFNENYWEKKVLHIQRDNSDFFSSLFSLEDLDKILEYSRPRGGSLRVVKSQQPLNASIYENQDGSLNLNQLYAAYADGYTIVINEVQRFWDPIKAFIQNIRQQLGHNLVGNLYLTPENEKALSPHYDAHDVFALQISGEKHWILYDDDNYKTPLLNSFQPIFQREQLTGAREITLKAGDIMYIPRGVPHEAYTTDKSSMHITFGVHPTQWVDFLTKSLTHLAQTNVELRRALPIGFLHSKQELFSADFELELMNIVQKMLTKENVEGALNIIEEEFRTKEQPKPDGHFAHLDKINRIDTQSYLQKREGVESKVVNHFTGARIIFQGNTIKGPSQLAATLEFISGQQKAFQVKDIPFISDENRLKLAKRLIRGGLLRIVE, from the coding sequence ATGGAAAATTTAATAGAAAATAAGAAAAAATTAGAAAGTTTTTCAGATCTAATCTATCCTATACATACAGAAGATTTTAATGAAAATTACTGGGAAAAGAAAGTTCTGCATATCCAAAGAGATAATTCAGATTTTTTTTCTTCTTTATTTTCTCTTGAAGATTTGGATAAAATTTTAGAATACAGCCGCCCTAGAGGAGGCAGCCTGCGGGTTGTAAAAAGCCAGCAGCCTTTAAATGCTTCTATTTATGAAAATCAGGATGGAAGTCTGAACCTTAACCAGTTATACGCAGCATATGCAGACGGATACACCATTGTGATTAATGAAGTACAGCGTTTTTGGGATCCCATCAAAGCATTTATTCAAAACATAAGACAGCAGCTAGGACACAACCTTGTTGGTAATCTATATCTTACTCCTGAAAACGAAAAAGCGCTATCTCCTCATTATGACGCTCACGATGTTTTTGCCTTGCAAATTTCCGGGGAAAAACATTGGATCCTTTATGATGATGATAATTATAAAACCCCGTTACTGAACAGCTTCCAGCCAATTTTCCAGAGAGAACAGCTTACGGGAGCCAGAGAAATTACCTTAAAGGCAGGTGATATCATGTATATACCAAGGGGGGTTCCTCACGAAGCTTATACTACAGACAAATCTTCAATGCACATTACTTTTGGAGTTCATCCTACGCAGTGGGTTGATTTTCTTACTAAAAGTCTGACACATTTGGCACAAACCAACGTAGAACTGCGAAGAGCGCTTCCTATTGGATTCCTGCATTCTAAGCAAGAGCTGTTTTCTGCAGATTTTGAATTAGAACTGATGAACATTGTACAAAAAATGCTTACTAAAGAAAATGTGGAAGGAGCCTTAAACATTATTGAGGAAGAATTCCGAACAAAAGAACAGCCAAAACCGGACGGACATTTTGCCCACCTGGATAAAATCAATCGTATTGATACCCAATCATATCTTCAAAAAAGAGAGGGAGTTGAGTCTAAGGTGGTTAATCATTTTACAGGAGCCAGAATAATCTTCCAGGGAAATACCATTAAAGGTCCTTCCCAACTTGCCGCGACTTTAGAGTTCATCTCTGGGCAGCAAAAAGCATTTCAGGTAAAAGATATCCCATTCATCAGTGACGAAAACAGACTAAAATTGGCTAAAAGACTAATCCGTGGGGGGCTTTTAAGAATCGTTGAATAG